CATATCGGTCCAATTTCCTACTGTCATCCCAAGACCGAACAGAATGCCTGGTCCAGAGCTCAGACATAAGAAACATTTCCTGAATTAATGAACGCGccagaaaatgaaggaagagatGGTGGGCTTGGGGGTCAGGGAGGCCTCGGTCTAAACCCACCATCTCTTGGTAGCAAACAGTTTAACCTTGCTGAGCTTCCTGTCTAAAACCCACGGAACAGAGACACCCACTTCACGTGGCTGCTGGGAGGACGCAGCAAGCCATTTGGTCCCCAGCAGGGCAGGCCCACTCCTTCACTACACCAGCCCCTTAGGCCAGTTTTCATGGCTGATGTCCAGTGGTGGGAGCGGCATGCGGTGGACCCCTACAGCTCCCAGCGGTAAATCCTCCTGGGAGTCCGCTGGTGCTACGCAGGTAACTCGGCCACAGTGGTGAGCTGCCCCCTCACCTAGCCCTGTATCTGGGCCACCACCCCCACCGCCCGCCTTGGATCACATCACCACCTGGGCTAAACCTCTCCCTCACCTGGTCCCGATGCTAGATGTTTCCCTTCAGGCTTTAGCCAAAGCCCCAGAGAGCTCTCAAGATAGACTTACTCCCCTGACCTTGCTCAGGACAGATACAGGCACCTTCCCTCGAGGGCTCACACAGGTTCCACCTCACACCTATGCCACCCTGTGACGCTACCCATCAGAGACGTCCAGTTGAAGGCAGGATGGGACATATGCGCAGGCCTGCTGCTCACTCGTTAAGCAGGGAGGTGGACCGTCAGCCATGCTGTGATGGCGCCACAGAAAGAAAGGGGTCCTGGGTGGTATGTGTTCCTGACAAAGGATTCCCATGCTCCACATCTTAGCGAGGCTCCTTTCCCTGGCATGTTTATGTTACATCAAGTGCCAATGGTGGCTGCGTGTTTTTCCCACAAGGTCCCAATCAGTCGGACCAAAGATCTACGGTTCATCTCTAAAGCTTCCCATACCCAGGACAACCAGTCTCAGGGCAAGGCACTGCCCAGCTACCAACCATTcattgccctccccccaccctaaCGTGGACACAAGCACACATAGAAGGGGAGGTCAGGGAGGATACAAAAGTCTTCACCAAGACACCAAGGGAGCCCAGCTGCCAGAGCCGTCAGGGCCTCTGGCAAGTCCCTCATCAGCAAGTTAAGAGAAATGAGAATTTCATAAAGCATAAGCTGTCAAAGGGTAGTCTTCCCGAGGGGTCAGAAGGCAGAGGCATAGCACATGCGTCCACAAGGAGtgtcagcaaagtcacaggattcTGGAAGGTCAGGGTGGGCTAGATCCTTTGAGACAGGGGGGAAATTGGAACCCAGAGACAGGAGGGTGGCCACACTGTAGGTTAGTTGGGGGGAGCCAGGCCGGGAGGTCATACCTCTTGTCCCCTAAAGTCAGCCTTGGCTCGCTGATGCTTCGGATGGCTTCTGACCCACCCAGGGACTAAGTTATCCTCATTTAAGTGTGTAAAGAGAGAGGAATGAGACTTGAGTGAATAACCAAGGTCCTAAACGGAGAACTGCGGAAACAAAGCCCCCACGGCCACCCCACCTCACCAGCGTCAGAAAATCTAGCTCCCTCCCATTCTGGACGCCTGCGGGATGAAAGAGCATCTGGAACTATAAAaatgtcgggggggggggggtgatgtcCGGAACACTTGGCAAAATTCGGTTCTCCAACTCCACAGGGACAAGTGACAAAAAGGTCCGCAACAGAAAAACCCGAGGAGGTACTGGGGCTAGGAACAGGATTCCTGAGGCCGCAAGAGGAAGGCGGGCCGGGACACGTGACCGCTTCGGCAGGGCTCCCACAGTATACTAGGGAGTTGACACTCTGCCGGCCGCTGCccgctctccccgcccctccgGGGCTCCCCCCGCCCAAGACCCAGACCCCTGGGAAAGCCCAACAAAGGGCCAACTTGATCCAATCCCCTCACTGACAGCGGAGGCAGCCAATCAACTCCGGCGCGTAGCCCTCACCCCGCCCCTCACGGGGCCCACAGCCAATCGGGCTCCAAGACGCTCCGCAAGCCAGCCGCCCTCGGCCCGGCCCAGCGAGCGCTGCGGCTGTCCCCGCGGCCCGCTGCCCCTTCTCACCTCCCAAGGACGGCAGAGGAGGGCCGGTCTGAGCACCGCTTTCGCAGCGCCACCGATGACCGCCGCCACCTTCAGCGCCATGACGGAAAGTGAGAACCGCCGCACGTCCAGACACGTAGACACCGCTCTCGCGAGAGCTTGGCAGGGCGCGAAGTGCCGGGAGCCGGCATGGACCCAGCAGGGCGCACGCGCGCTGACGCGCCGGTTCTCACGCCCCCTTCCGGCGCCGAGagcgccaccgccgccgccgccgccgccgccgtcgccaTCGCCGCCGTCGCCATCTTGATGGGGCGGCCACCGAGGCCTCTGGTCTGGGGAGGGGACACGTCAGTGCCGCCTGTGGCGTCACTGGCCCGCCTGGCCCGCCGGCTGCTGATTGGCTGCCCCCGCTGCTTACGCGTCGCGCTTCCTCGTCTGCCCCTCGTGTTCAGGGgagtctctccctttttctctcggCAGAGAAGAGGCGATGGCGGCGCTGGCATCTCTCGGCGCCCTGGCGCTACTCCTGCTGTCCAGCCTCTCCTGCTGCTCAGGTAGCGGCCTGGCCGGAGCCCCTTTCTGGCGAGCCTCTCTCCCACGACTGGTGGTgcgtggggggaggaggggtgcggGCGAAGCGGGGTTCTGGGCCTTCTTCCTCCGAGAGGCAGGTGGCCCCGGGGCGCGGCGACCGAGGCCACCACACGCTCCTGCACCACACACGTTTACCCAGCGGCCAGGCTGCTGGAAGAAACAGCCAAAACTTCccaaacctccccccccccccccccgccgtccgCCCCTCCGAGGAAGAGTACCAGTCTGTCTCGTTCCCAGCTCCAGCAGGGAAAGTGACATACGTCCCTGCTCCCACCCGGAGTTCCCAgtcctggagggggtgggggtggtcggACAAGAGCAAAACTCGGCAGCGCAGGGCTATCCGAGTGAAAGACTAGGCTAGTGGGAGAGGAGCCACCTGACCCGGTGCAGTGGGGCCAGGCCTCCCCAGGAAGGGAGCTGTAAGtgaagagaggaagcagggatgGGGCCCGGCAGAAGGACCATGAACGTGGGCAAGTTAGAttggaaaagagggaagaaaggggaaaagggtgggggagggcttgAGTGCCAGGCCAGACCCTTGACTTTTTCCCTGAGGCCCTGGTGTATTCTTACAGGGCTTTTCAGCAGAGTTGAGCCACGGTCAGATCTACATGTACATTCTTGAGAGATTCTTAACACCTGGTGGCAGGGTTGAACTCAAGAACTGGAGTCCAGAAGCGTGTTGAGGAGGAGGTCCTTGCAGGAGCCAGCGCTAAGTCTGGGGGGGCCTGAGTCAGGGATACTTTGTACACATTCACTTTACCTATGCGCCACACCACGCCGCCACTCGGGCCAGTGCCTTTGGTGCCTGGAGGGTTTCATCAGCCTAACTGGCTTCCCTGCCTGCGCCCTTCTCACCTGCCCCTCAGGAATTACCCATGGTGTAGCCAGTGGTGTCTGGAAGGGACAAACCTGACTGTAAAACCCTGTGGTGCTCCACAAGGTCCTTAGGAAAAAAGCCAAGCTTCGCGGGGCACAGATGTGGCCCCTGAGAACCAGCCCCCACTAACGTTCCCAGGCATCTTCCTCCTGCTGCCCAGCTGCAAagcttctctgtctgcctcatGCATGGCTGTGCCAGGACACATTCAGAGAGCAGCTGGCTGAGAACTTTCCCACTGGTAGCATCTGCTTGGCACCCTGTGATTTAGGCagtgtccttccttccctgcagCCTCGAGCAGCGTGATGATGGCTGAGGCAGCCTCCTTTCTCTCGGGGCAGCCCTGTTAAAGGGTACAAGCTGTGCCCGTTTCCTTCCCTCGGAGACACTGGGGCCAGTCTTGGCCTTCTGCCAGccgtgggtgggggcagagacccTTGCATCTCAAGCCCTCACGGGTTGCAAGCCGCACCATGCTTGGTGTCTGCGGAGGGTGCCTTCAATAAACCGGCCAGGGCTGTGCACGGCTCCGAATCGAGGTCCGGCTGCAACCCCAAGCCCTCGCGTGGCTTCTGTGTCCATAGGTCCAGCCACAGGCCCCAGTTGTGCAGTGAGGCCGTCCTGCTGCTgccacctccaccccctcccacGTGCGTGCTCGCGCACCTGCTCTTCTTTTGCCCTTACATTGAGGTTCCGCCTGTACAAAGCCTTCGCAGCCCTGGCCTTCCTTCAAGGCCATCCCACCCTACCCCTTCCACTGCCACTGCACTTCTGACTGAGTGTTCGGATCTGTCTCTCACATCCCACCTGACAGGTTCCAAAGGGCCCCGTGTGTCAGCCGACAAGGTCTGGGAAGTGGGTTTGGGCAGTCCCTTCTGCCCCCCAGCCCAGCACCCACAAGTTGGGCCTTACGTAAGCACGTCTGCCTTCTCCCCACAGCAGAGGCCTGCGTGGAGCCCCAGATCACCCCTTCCTACTACACCACCTCAGATGCCGTCATTTCCACTGAGACCGTTTTCATCGTGGAGATCTCCCTGACGTGCAAGAACAGGGTCCAGGTGAGGCAGGGTCCAGGGGGGATTCAGCCAGAGCCAGAGGTCCACAGGGAGCCTGGGACCTTGGGCATCAGGTCCTCACTGGCAGTTGATGGGATCAGACCCAGGGACCCATGTAGACAGAGGGAGATTGAGGATTTTGACTTACGGGTAGAGGAGAGAGGGTAGGGCACAACCAGGCCAGACTGCGTGAAGCAGGTGTTAAGAGAACATTTTCCTAGTCTGCCTCAGTGTGGAAACGTAGGTAGACGTCTTGCTGTGCCTTGTAAGGGTGCTGGGAAATGAGAAACAGCAGGGGTTCGGCTCCTGAGCGCCCATAGCCCGGAGCCCTTTCCTGGTTGCTGTTTGCCTAGGTGGTCTTTTCTGAGTGCAACACTCCTTGGGTGGCTCGGGGGCACCCCCTGACCCCAACACCCTTTCCCAGGCTCAGAGGAATGAGTACACTTCAGTTACCCCACCCATGTTCACAGTTAACAGGCTTGCCGTGGGTTAGGGAGGTCAGGCCATAGCGGGTAGATGTGCAGAGGCGGTAACAGCATCAACGGGGGTCGGCTTCCTGGCATCGCTCCGGTTGTGGCAGGCCTACCTCCATGGCTCTTACGTGGTGCCCCCTGCCAGACACAGTGTGGTCCCCAAGTGTGCCCAGACTCCCTGCCCACAGGCCACGAGTGCTGCTGTGAGCAGCACAGTGGGGTTTCTGctgacttgggggggggggggggagaaggtgACTCTCTCTTTGTCCCATCCCAGAATATGGCTCTTTATGCTGATGTCAGTGGAAAACAATTTCCCGTGACCCGGGGCCAGGACGTGGGACGTTATCAGGTAAGGGATGCTGATGCCGCGGTTGTCATTTGGGGGGAGGCCACCTGCCCACCGGCATGACTTTGAAGCCCTAGGGATGGCCCAGTGGAGCAGGATTGCGGTTGTTTGACTCAGGCTGTGGGTGGTGGTACTGTGTCAGTGCTGCCGGGGGGCCTGGATGTGTCCACTGTGCCCACCTCGGTCCAACCTACCCAACCCAGGTGTCCTGGAGCCTAGACCACAAGAGTGCCCATGCAGGCACCTATGAGGTCAGATTCTTTGACGAGGAGTCCTACAGTCTGCTGAGGAAGGTGAGTATCAGCGACCCGGAGCCCCGCCCAGGCCTACAGGAGGGAGGGTGCACCTCACTTCCACGGCCACCTTCGCCCTGTAGTGCCTCTTACCCGAGCTCCAGGCCACTAGGGGCCTTGCCCTCACAGAGAAGGCTGACccagggtcgggggtgggggggtggcgtgCCTTCCTGACCACCTGCCACGCCTGTGCTCGCACCTTCCGCGTTTCTCTCTTGCCCGGCTCTTCTGTCTTCCGTGGCTTGGGCCAACGTTCCTGCCCGTCcaacctctccccaccctgcctggcGGCACCCCTGACCCCAGCATCTCCTTGCAGGCTCAGAGAAATAACGAGGACATTTCTATCATCCCACCCCTGTTCACAGTCAGTGTGGACCATCGGGTAAGCGTGCTGAAGAGGCCAGCCGGTCTCAGGGGAAGCAGGGAGCACGCCACCAGCCTTGCcctttttgaggggtggggacgGGCCGGGAGAGGGTCGGTGTGCCTTCACGCCCTAGAGGGCAGGTGGCCGGGGCTGGCTGGTTCCTCGCCCTTCTCTCCCCTGAGGTGGCTTTGGTCTCCTTTCTTGCAGGGCACCTGGAATGGACCCTGGGTCTCTACCGAGGTACTGGCTGCAGCCATCGGCCTGGTGATCTACTACCTGGCCTTCAGTGCCAAGAGTCACATCCAGGCTTGAAGGTGGCACCGAGGGGCCCTCCTTGCTACTTTCAATAAACAGTTGCTGGCTGTCACCGGTATTCAGGACGTGGGCTCCTGACTTGCGTTGTCGTGCCTTCTGCACATGCGCAGAGCTGGGCCACCGGTCCCCTTAGCCACCTGGATGGCGCAGGCACTGGCTGGGGCCTCGCTCTGCTGTCACAGGCTGTCCTTCCTTGGCCCCAGTTGGGCCTTCCCTGCCCGGTGCCCACGGTGTCTGccttctgcctctcccagctGCCCGCATAGGTTTGGGCAGGCCGTGGGGTTGTGCTTCTCCCCAGCACCTGCTGTCTTCTGGCAGAGGGGACGGCCTCGTTCTCTCCCGCCCTCACCTGGCCGCTGCACGGCAGGGTCTCTGTGGCCCGCCTGGGAGAGGGCCCGGTGACCTGCCAGCAGAAGGGCAGCTGCCCAGAGAAAGTCAGGGGTCGTGGCCGGCTTCCCTGGAACGTAGCAGTCAGCAGCACACGTAGGTGCACCGCCACCTGTGCGGAGCCCCGGGCTCGAGCCGCGCTCCCGAGCGCATACCTCCCGCGCTGTTGCCGTGGGGCGTCGTGGGCCCCCCTACTCGCTGGTGCGGCTAAGGCCGTTGCACctggcggcgggcggcggggtgGTCCCTCCAGGTCCCGCACCCCACCTCCGTGTTGCCTCCCCCTGTGCTCTCACTTCGTGGTGTCCAGCGGGACGCGTAGAAGGCACAGGAAAGTGGAAGGAAAGGTGACGCGAGTCCCCACGTCTCTGAGGAGTCAATCTCGCCTCTTCCAGTTCGTCCTGCATCTCGTCTTAGTGCCCCGTCTCCCCTGAGCACCTAGTGCTCTGTGGCACTGGGAGGGCCTGGGTGTGTGGAGGGTGGCTTGTGACCTGGGACTGCCTGGGGACCTCCTTCGGGCTAGGGGACACCAGCCTCTCCCCGCTCCTTGACTCTCAGTCCTTGAAGTGGGTGGGGACAAAGTGACAGGAATGGAGGCTGTGGGGAAGGGCTGACTCCTTCCCAGAAGCAGGGGTGCAGCAGGAGACTTGGAGCAGCAGGGGACCCTTGAGAGTCCCCCGAGGGTCAGGCAAGGCTAGGACCGCTGGCTGATGGGCTTCCCGAACTTCCGGGAAACCAGCGGTGGGGGGTTTGGGGGGCGCCTGCTGGCAGGGATTGCTGCTCCCCCGCCTTGCCGAGGGGTGAAGGGGGAGGGGTTCTGCCAACACCCTGTGCCAGGCACGCAGGGCGAATAGTAGCTGCTTGTGGCTGCCCGGAGGCTCTTTGATTCTGCTCCACGGCAATAGGACCCAAACGTGACGTCCGTTCCAGGGCAGCAATAGCTAAGTGTTGCTGGCCCTCCTGGCGCCACCTCTCCCAGGACCCCTGGTGCCAGCTTCCACGTGGCAAGGGACTCCACACAGTTTATGGGCCTGTCCTGGCCCACGTCCCAAGAACACTGGGCCTCCGGCACTCTCTCCTCCCAGACAAAAATGGGGTGCCTTTAGAGCTGTCAAAGTGAGTCCCTCAGCAGCCAGAGAGGTTGGCCCCAGTCTCCAGTTGGCTTCCAGCCAGTTTTCTCGCAGCCGGGGCCAGGCTTTTTGGGGCCCCATCCTctatggggcctgcttggggccCAGTTGGCCCCTCTGCAGAACAGATGTGCCTAATGCTGGGCTCCAGAGGCCTAGGAGGGCTGAGAAAGCCTGTCCCCAGCCCCAACCCCTTCCTTTCCCATCTGTCCCTTTTCACCAACaagccctttcctccctccccatgTGCTGGGGTTCCAGGCCTGCCGTGTGATGGACCGGgccttctccccccaccacccccagctgtGGCCCGCCCTCAGGGCCCAGCCTTTCCCACAGAGCAGGTGGCTTCTGGAAACACTTACTAGGATTTCCCGCTCATACCCATCTCAGTCAATCAGGGGGATTAATGAGAGGCCTACACTGATGTTTCAATACAATTTTAATGCCCCCTTGTGCACTTCGGCTGCTGGCAGCATCCTGCGTGTGCTTGGGAGACAGCTCCTTCACTACTGTGCTGCCCACCCCAGGGGGCACTGCACACAAGACGAGCTGGGGCCCCCGGAGTTGCGGTCTTTGGGGCCCTGGTCCCCCACCCAGCACTTAGCACATGCCCAGTTGCTGCACTGAACGGAACCACGAACATCTGGCTGCCCCTCTGGGAGTTCCCAACATGGAAGGGGCCTCTGACCACTCAGATGTTCACCCATGTGGCCAAAAGACCTTTGCTCAGCAAGCTCCGTACTAGGCCCCATGGGGGTCCCGAAATAAGGAGAGGAGTTTGTGCCTTCTAGAACTTCCCAGctctgggacgcctggggggctcggttggtgaagcatccgactcttggttttggcttaggtcttgatctcacagtttgtaagttcgaaccctgcatcgggttctgtgctgatggtgtggagccttgggattccctctctctgccctttccccacttgcgtgcgctctctctcaaaataaatatacttcaaaaagAGCTTCCCAGCTCCTTCCCTCTTCTAGAGTGCTTTctgagctggggggcagggggggggagggtggagcccACTTCTCAAGGGTTCCGCTAGACCACCTAGTGCCGGCCTCACCCACATGCCGGAGGCAGGCCCTGCCACCGGCGCTAAGCCAGTCCTCTGCCATCCTTCCTGCATCTGGGCGCCATCCCTGTGACCACGTCACACTTCTGAAATAATTCAGGTGACTGTCGTGTGTGCTCCCAGAGTACACGACGGACTTCAGAAGACCTTACCGTTCCTCAGTGACACACCGAGAAGGCACAGAGCATAGCTTTCAATTGGCCCCTGCCTTGCCCGTGCCCGCCCCCCAAAACCTTCTTCCCGTCTCCTGGCCCAATGAGAATGAACACAGAGAGACCAGGAGTCACCTCAAAAAGGCAGCTTACTTTATTCTCCCAATGCCaatgggggggcaggggcaggcagccTGTGTGCCTCCAGTCTGAGGCTCTCTGAGCCGGGATGGCCCCGAGGTCCGGGCCGGGTCCACACTTAGGGAGCGTCTTCTCCCCAGGCAAGCCAGCTGGCCGGCCCGTCCCTCTTGGGTGCGGCTGCTCCCTAAGGTCAGCACGGGTCTTGTCACTGAGTTCTTCCACTGCTACTTCCATCTTGGCTCTCCCTCGGTCATCGGGGAAGGACGTGGGCTCCAGAGTGGGCCTCGCAGGCCGCATCGAAGGCTGCCCATCCCCACACCTCACGGCGGAGACCACCAAGAAAGctgcttccctttctccccttcttccccgacccttccctccccctgccccagccctccctcttttccttccccccccacccacctccttcccagcCATCACTGGGGGTTCCGCTTTGTCAGGCCGCCAGCCCCCAGGGCAagtccacaaaacaaaaacaacaaccggCAagcacagaaagggagaaaaaccacaaaactcaGGGGTGCCTCTGTCTACAAATAACCAAGTCTCCCGGCAGGGGGCGAGGCCGTGCTCAGCTTCACAGCCAGGCATTCTCTTGTGCTTAGGACAGTCCTCTTCGTCTCTCCTTTTCAGTCCTTTCCCGTCCCCAAGTACCCACACCGAGAGCTCCGGAGAGGGGACtgcgtgtgcgcgtgcgtgtgccTGCGCTCGCGTTAGGCACACGTGGCTGGCACACAGTGGAAAGGGTGTCCCCCGTGCCAGCTGGCGACGTGGCCGCTGTGCTTGGAGAGCAGGAAGTAGCCGGTGGAGAGAGGCATCCCTTCTCCTCGGGGGCTTCTCTCTGGCAACAAGgtcctgtgcacacacacaaagacaggtGCACACACGCCGTgcgtacacacagacacacactagATTCTaagggagagcaggggacagggtcTTGGGAGGCTCCCTGGacctgggggggcaggggggcagaagGCCTGCCCCGGAGCACAGCGGGGTCAGACAGTGGTGACGGAGAGCAGAGGGTTGTAGACCCGCTTGCCGTCGGCGGAGCGAGTGCCGTGGGCCAGCATCTCCTGGATGGTGATCCAGTTGTCCAGGATCTTCTTGTTCCGCTTCTTCATGGTTTTGCGGTGGCTCAAGGCAATGATGTTGAGCTCGGCCTTGCTGTCGCCGTTCTGCTGCTCCCGCAGGCACTCCAGCCGGCTCTGCATCATGAACTCGCGCCGCTTCCGCTGCTCCCGGGCCCGGATCAGGTGCTGCTTCCGCTCCTCCTTGCTCCAGTAGCGGCCCATCTTCATCTCGCTCACCGCATCGTCGTCGGTGGTCATGCCGCTGCGCTCCTCCCGGATCTTCAGGGCCCGGGCTTTGAGGAGGCGATCGCGCACCGGCCGCTTGGCCACGTAGCGGGTCCCATCGCTGCGCACCTTGACCTTCCACTCCATGCGGGGGGCTTCGGTGGCCGCCGCTGCCCCGCCCACCCGGGGGCCGCCGGCCAGAGTGAGGGGCCCGTGGCCCAGCTCTTCCAGGCCGCGCGGCGGGGCCAGCTGCACACAGCTGTGGTAGTGCTCGCTCTCTTGGCCCTGGCCGCGGTGGCGCCGCGAGAGGTAAGGGCTGCCTTCAGGGCCCACGCGCTCCAGGGTCACGCCCGGCTTGGGGCTCCGGCGGACTCGCTCCTCCGAGTGCGGTCTCCGGCCCAGCTCGGGATCCCGGGAGAGAGATCGGAACTTGGCGGGGCTCCCCTGCGGAGGGGCTGccttggggtgggtggggccGGCGGGGCCGGGAGGGGTCCGGTTCAAGTTGGAGTTGCCGGCGGCGGCCCGCCGCAGGGGGCTCTCCGGCAGGGGCTCTGCGAGCAGCGGGGTGCTGCGGCAGCTCTCCCCGGTGTTGTAGGCGCTGGTGCTGTCCTTGTCCGACTTCTCTGGCAGCTCGGAGATGTCCGACAGCTCGTGCTTCTTGGGCTCGCCAGCCCCCGGGTCGTAGAgaccctcctcctccagcagccAGGCCTTCATGCAGCGCTCGCGCAGCTGCTGCATCTTCTGCGCCCGCAGGATGTTGCGGCACTTGAACTCCAGGTGTCGCAGCTCCTCCTCCAGCACGGCCAGCTCGTGGCCCAAGCTCTCGTTGCGGTTCACATCCAGGGCGCTGTTGCCGCCGCCAGACGCCCTGGGGAAGAGGGGGCCCGGCTGGTTGCCGTTCTCCAGGTGGCCCTTGAGCTCCAGCAGCTCGCGGTAGCGCTCGTACTCCTCCTCCGTGAGGCCCGGGAGGTCGCCCCCGCCCGGCACCGCCCCCTCGGCCAGCAGGGAGTCCATGCTGAAGTGCAGGTCCCGGCTCTTGCGCAGGGCCCCGGGGGTGTCGGCGGCGCTGGCAGGCTCGTCGCCCAGCAGGTCGTGCTCGGAGCTCTCCTCGGTGCGGGTGCTCTCGTCAGTGCGGCCCACCCCACTGTCCAGCTCCTGGCTGTTGCTCAGGCCCGTGCCCACATCGGGGACCCCTTTCTCCTCTTCGTTGCCAAGCTGGGGCAGAAAGACGAGCCCCACTCAGCGTGCGGCCCGTGGAGGCCGGAGGGTCGGAAGGGCCTTTGGgtccagccccccctcccccccccccccccccccccggcctcccaTCTGCCCTCCCCGCGACCCGCCTCCGgcctcctccctcacctgctGGGCAGCAGGGGGTTTCAGCTTCCGTGCACGCAGCTCCCCCTCATGCTCAGAGCCAAAGTCATCCAGAAAGTCATCCCGGTCACTGTCCTTCCACCGCTTTGCCAGCTGCAGAGACAGGCCCGTGCTGTCCCCTCTGCTTTAAGGACCTCCCCAGACACCGCCCCCCCACAGCGGCCTCTAGGCCTCACACCCGGCCTCCTGGTCTCAGTGAAGGTGAACACTCAGCCATCTGAGGCCGGAAGGGCAGATGCGCCCCAAAGACACTACCCACCCTCCAGCAGGGCCGGGCCGCTGGCATATCTTCGCCCTTGTCACAGATCAGCAGCTTCCAAGGCAGAAGCCCGATGCCAGGGGTCCCACAGTATCCCACCGGGCACACACACCTGGCTCTCAGGCCGGGCCACCAGCAGCGAGATGTTGGTGTTCTCCTCCTGGCTCAGAATGGCCACCGCCTCTTCCCGGTTCTGGACGTCCATGCCATTTATCTGTGACAAGCCAAGGGACCATCAACAAGAACACCAGGGCTGGCTGTGGCACGGGCCCTGGCCGAACTGCATGGATGCCCTCACAGGGAGCTCCAGGCAGAGCACCGTGAGCCAGGAAAGGCTCTGGAGCTCTGACAGGATGGAAACTGGCTGGAAGGTGCTCAGGACCAGGACAGCCCGGCCCGTGCAAGAGCACTTGTGCCCCGAGGACAATGTGGCGTGGggcaggggggggaggggggtgctcaTGCCTGCAGGATGGATGGAGAGGCTGACTAGGTGCCAGAGCGGCACAGGCCCTCCTCGATGCCAGCAGATCCCATGAGCACACGGGAGCCACCAGGGGCAGCAGTacaggagagggaggagacccAGCTCTCTCCCTGGTTTCAGGCACAGCCGGAGAGAGCTGGGGCTGGCTATGGACCAGTAGCTGGGCGGCCAGGGCAGCGAGGCCTCGGTCAGGCCTGCCGGCCCTGCTCACCTGGATGATCCGGTCACCCTCGCGGATCCGGCCGTCTTTGGCTGCAATGCTGTTGGGATTCACCTGCAAGGCAGATACATCACAGTGGCCCGGCACGCTTCGCTAAGGTTCCCTTTGGGTACCAAGGGGC
This region of Acinonyx jubatus isolate Ajub_Pintada_27869175 chromosome X, VMU_Ajub_asm_v1.0, whole genome shotgun sequence genomic DNA includes:
- the SSR4 gene encoding translocon-associated protein subunit delta isoform X2 produces the protein MAALASLGALALLLLSSLSCCSEACVEPQITPSYYTTSDAVISTETVFIVEISLTCKNRVQNMALYADVSGKQFPVTRGQDVGRYQVSWSLDHKSAHAGTYEVRFFDEESYSLLRKAQRNNEDISIIPPLFTVSVDHRGTWNGPWVSTEVLAAAIGLVIYYLAFSAKSHIQA
- the SSR4 gene encoding translocon-associated protein subunit delta isoform X1; translation: MAALASLGALALLLLSSLSCCSAEACVEPQITPSYYTTSDAVISTETVFIVEISLTCKNRVQNMALYADVSGKQFPVTRGQDVGRYQVSWSLDHKSAHAGTYEVRFFDEESYSLLRKAQRNNEDISIIPPLFTVSVDHRGTWNGPWVSTEVLAAAIGLVIYYLAFSAKSHIQA